One genomic region from Leifsonia sp. Root1293 encodes:
- a CDS encoding fructose-bisphosphatase class II gives MTVITPALEQAFVDATRVAARAVHPLVGSGDKDAVDSAAVVALRGALEGVHVDGRVVVGEGEKDAAPMLFVGERFGATAQADGSAASVPAVDIAVDPVDGTRSAAAGVPGAIVLLAVAPRGALLDLGPAYYMQKLVSWVPDAARSLDEPVAVTLERLSVRTGRPVSELAVAVQDRARNARFAADAAAAGARVELFADGDVERAIRALLPGGDLDLLLGIGGAPEGVITAAAARMLGGTMLGRFAPQGPEEAQRLASAGLDAAQTFTGTEICSADAFVVVSSITGIDLGDGARLAPVSPAGAVHSWTLGTGGTSVSIG, from the coding sequence ATGACAGTCATCACCCCGGCACTCGAGCAGGCCTTCGTCGATGCGACCCGGGTGGCGGCTCGCGCCGTGCACCCCCTGGTCGGCTCGGGTGACAAGGACGCCGTCGACTCAGCCGCGGTGGTCGCCTTGCGGGGCGCCCTCGAGGGCGTGCACGTGGATGGCCGTGTCGTCGTGGGCGAAGGGGAGAAGGACGCCGCTCCGATGCTGTTCGTGGGCGAACGGTTCGGGGCTACGGCGCAGGCGGATGGCTCCGCCGCATCCGTGCCGGCTGTCGACATCGCCGTCGACCCCGTCGACGGCACGCGATCGGCGGCTGCCGGGGTGCCCGGAGCCATCGTTCTGCTCGCCGTGGCACCGCGTGGAGCGCTTCTGGACCTCGGGCCGGCCTACTACATGCAGAAGCTGGTGTCGTGGGTGCCCGACGCGGCCCGCTCCCTCGACGAACCGGTGGCCGTCACCCTCGAGCGTCTCTCGGTGCGCACGGGCCGCCCGGTCTCCGAGTTGGCCGTCGCCGTGCAGGATCGCGCGAGGAACGCCCGGTTCGCGGCGGATGCGGCGGCCGCCGGTGCGCGCGTCGAGCTGTTCGCCGACGGTGACGTCGAGCGTGCCATCCGGGCGTTGCTGCCCGGCGGCGACCTCGACCTGCTGCTCGGAATCGGCGGTGCTCCCGAGGGCGTCATCACAGCGGCGGCCGCGCGGATGCTGGGCGGCACCATGTTGGGCCGCTTCGCGCCGCAGGGCCCGGAGGAAGCGCAGCGGCTCGCCTCAGCCGGTCTCGATGCAGCGCAGACGTTCACGGGCACCGAGATCTGCTCCGCCGACGCCTTCGTGGTCGTGAGCTCGATCACGGGAATCGACCTGGGCGATGGGGCCCGCCTCGCACCGGTGTCGCCCGCGGGCGCTGTTCACAGCTGGACGCTGGGCACTGGCGGCACGTCCGTCTCGATCGGCTGA
- the fbaA gene encoding class II fructose-bisphosphate aldolase produces MPVATPEQYAEMLNKAKAGGFAYPAFNVSSSQTIHAVLQGLTEAGSDGIIQVTTGGADYFAGQTVKNRAAGALAFAKFATEVAKNYPITVALHTDHCPKNALDDFVLPLIAASEEEVKAGRNPIFQSHMWDGSAVPLDENIEIAQDMLKRTQAINAILEVEIGVVGGEEDGVEHEGSNEALYTTVGDVTKAVEALGLGENGRYIAALTFGNVHGVYKPGGVKLRPELLGEIQAGIAEKFGTGPKPLDLVFHGGSGSTDAEIAAAVANGVVKMNIDTDTQYAFTRAIADYMLKNYDGVLKVDGEVGNKKLYDPRAWGKVAESAMAARVVESTKQLGSAGHSA; encoded by the coding sequence ATGCCCGTTGCAACACCCGAGCAGTACGCCGAGATGCTGAACAAGGCCAAGGCCGGCGGATTCGCCTACCCCGCCTTCAACGTCTCGTCGTCGCAGACCATCCACGCCGTGCTCCAGGGCCTCACCGAGGCCGGATCCGATGGAATCATCCAGGTCACCACGGGTGGTGCCGACTACTTCGCCGGCCAGACCGTCAAGAACCGCGCCGCCGGTGCGCTCGCCTTCGCGAAGTTCGCGACCGAGGTCGCCAAGAACTACCCGATCACCGTCGCGCTGCACACGGACCACTGCCCCAAGAACGCCCTCGACGACTTCGTGCTGCCGCTCATCGCGGCCTCCGAGGAAGAGGTGAAGGCGGGCCGCAACCCCATCTTCCAGTCGCACATGTGGGACGGCTCCGCCGTTCCGCTCGATGAGAACATCGAGATCGCCCAGGACATGCTCAAGCGCACGCAGGCCATCAACGCCATCCTCGAGGTCGAGATCGGCGTCGTCGGCGGCGAAGAGGACGGCGTGGAGCACGAGGGCAGCAACGAGGCCCTGTACACGACCGTCGGCGATGTCACGAAGGCCGTCGAGGCACTCGGCCTCGGCGAGAACGGCCGCTACATCGCAGCGCTCACCTTCGGCAACGTGCACGGCGTGTACAAGCCCGGCGGAGTGAAGCTGCGTCCCGAGCTGTTGGGCGAGATCCAGGCCGGCATCGCCGAGAAGTTCGGCACCGGACCCAAGCCGCTCGACCTCGTCTTCCACGGTGGATCGGGCTCGACGGATGCCGAGATCGCCGCGGCCGTCGCCAACGGCGTCGTGAAGATGAACATCGACACCGACACCCAGTACGCGTTCACCCGCGCCATCGCCGACTACATGCTGAAGAACTACGACGGCGTGCTCAAGGTCGACGGCGAGGTGGGGAACAAGAAGCTCTACGACCCCCGCGCCTGGGGCAAGGTCGCCGAGTCGGCCATGGCCGCTCGCGTCGTCGAGTCCACCAAGCAGCTCGGTTCCGCCGGGCACTCGGCGTAG
- a CDS encoding DUF6264 family protein — protein MAENPTPDPVDGSGSQPAATPESSAPAPENSPAQPVDTRPKPQFGELAPPGWVWTPPADSKTGHQQEPMVVHKPAHGHNAPQTPPQDAKPPKAARAQRAPKQKTPSGTLFGSEAAPVPHAPSELPADPQAAPAWDRPVTLALLVLGIFGVVLSIQLQSGITQSIAIVHAQEGIGDYTPASVVSTIVMIGGIVQVVLWLLAAGLSLLQIRRRRRAFWIPIVVGVLSAIAVIFVMTTVLLTDTTLLNHFAELSKTQ, from the coding sequence ATGGCTGAGAACCCGACTCCTGACCCTGTGGACGGGTCGGGTTCCCAGCCTGCCGCCACGCCTGAGAGCTCTGCACCCGCGCCGGAGAACAGCCCGGCCCAGCCGGTCGACACGCGACCGAAGCCGCAGTTCGGCGAGCTCGCGCCTCCCGGCTGGGTGTGGACTCCTCCCGCCGACTCGAAGACGGGCCATCAGCAGGAGCCGATGGTCGTCCACAAGCCGGCGCACGGACACAACGCCCCGCAGACACCGCCGCAGGACGCGAAGCCGCCGAAGGCGGCCAGGGCTCAGCGCGCTCCGAAGCAGAAGACTCCCTCCGGCACACTGTTCGGAAGTGAGGCGGCCCCTGTTCCCCACGCACCGTCCGAGCTCCCGGCCGACCCCCAGGCCGCCCCGGCGTGGGACCGCCCGGTGACGCTCGCCCTTCTCGTGCTCGGGATCTTCGGCGTCGTGCTCTCGATCCAGCTGCAGTCGGGCATCACGCAGTCGATCGCGATCGTGCACGCTCAGGAGGGCATCGGCGACTACACGCCGGCATCCGTCGTTTCGACGATCGTCATGATCGGAGGCATCGTGCAGGTCGTTCTCTGGCTGCTCGCCGCCGGCCTGTCGCTCCTGCAGATCCGCCGCCGACGCCGGGCCTTCTGGATTCCGATCGTCGTCGGGGTGCTCTCGGCGATCGCCGTGATCTTCGTGATGACGACTGTGCTGCTGACGGATACAACCCTGCTCAACCACTTCGCCGAGCTGTCCAAGACGCAGTAA
- a CDS encoding 4-hydroxy-3-methylbut-2-enyl diphosphate reductase yields MPRIPGVRGRLKNTPVLGQKKVLLAAPRGYCAGVDRAVIAVEKALEHYGAPVYVRKQIVHNIHVVTELEKKGAIFVEEVDEVPSGAHVVFSAHGVSPAVVNAAADRGLLAIDATCPLVTKVHREAVRFARDDFEILLIGHEGHEEVEGTAGEAPDHVTIVNSPADVDDLVVQDPDKVVWLSQTTLSVDETMETVRRLREKFPNLQDPPSDDICYATQNRQVAIKKVAAGAELVIVVGSANSSNSVRLVEVALEYGASAAYRVDYSSEIKQEWLDGVATVGVTSGASVPEELVEEVLRDLADAGYGDIEVVKTAEEDLMFSLPKELRKDLQGKQDERALGGRVSS; encoded by the coding sequence ATGCCGCGAATTCCCGGCGTGCGGGGGCGGCTCAAGAATACCCCGGTGCTCGGACAGAAGAAGGTGCTGCTCGCGGCCCCCCGCGGATACTGCGCCGGTGTCGACCGAGCTGTCATCGCCGTGGAGAAGGCGCTGGAGCACTACGGTGCCCCGGTGTACGTGCGCAAGCAGATCGTGCACAACATCCACGTCGTGACGGAGCTCGAGAAGAAGGGTGCGATCTTCGTCGAGGAGGTCGACGAGGTGCCGTCGGGCGCCCACGTCGTCTTCAGTGCTCACGGAGTCTCGCCGGCCGTCGTCAACGCAGCAGCCGATCGCGGACTCCTGGCGATCGACGCCACCTGCCCGTTGGTGACCAAGGTGCACCGCGAGGCCGTTCGCTTCGCGCGCGACGACTTCGAGATCCTGCTGATCGGCCACGAAGGTCACGAGGAGGTCGAGGGAACCGCCGGTGAGGCGCCCGATCACGTCACCATCGTCAATAGCCCGGCCGACGTCGACGATCTCGTCGTCCAGGACCCCGACAAGGTGGTGTGGCTGTCTCAGACCACTCTCTCCGTCGACGAGACCATGGAGACCGTGCGCCGGCTGCGTGAGAAGTTCCCCAACCTGCAGGACCCGCCGTCGGACGACATCTGCTACGCGACCCAGAACCGCCAGGTGGCCATCAAGAAGGTCGCCGCTGGTGCGGAACTGGTCATCGTGGTCGGCTCGGCCAACAGCTCCAACAGCGTGCGCCTCGTCGAGGTCGCCCTCGAATACGGCGCCAGTGCCGCCTACCGCGTCGACTACTCCAGCGAGATCAAGCAGGAATGGCTCGACGGCGTCGCGACAGTCGGCGTGACCAGTGGAGCCTCGGTTCCCGAGGAGCTCGTCGAAGAGGTGCTGCGCGATCTCGCGGATGCGGGATACGGCGACATCGAGGTCGTGAAGACGGCCGAGGAGGACCTGATGTTCTCGCTGCCGAAGGAGCTCCGCAAGGATCTCCAGGGCAAGCAGGACGAGCGCGCTCTCGGCGGCCGCGTCTCCTCCTAG
- the xseA gene encoding exodeoxyribonuclease VII large subunit, whose amino-acid sequence MTDATTDATTAPPASTGPSMESPWPVSVLTTKIKDYIDRLGTVWVEGELTQWSVSGGNVYGKLKDLHADVTVSIQLWSSVRARLREDFTQGDRVVALVKPNWWTKGGSLTMTVVQLKHVGLGDMLERLERLRKKLAGEGLFDAARKKPLPFLPHCIGLITGKDSDAEKDVLRNAQLRWPAVDFRVVHAAVQGDRCAPEVTSAILRLDADPEVDVIIVARGGGDFQNLLGFSDERVLRAAASATTPIVSAIGHEADRPLLDDVADLRASTPTDAAKRVVPDVADELARVRQARARLGTRLTHLLTHETDRIVQLRSRPVLANTSWIVDQRAQDLTYYLARGSDLLERTIERAQATTTELATRLRSLSPQATLDRGYAIAQLPDGHVLRRADQAPAGTRLVLTLAEGVVGTESTGPATRVSGASPDESGPGESTAASAPSTTK is encoded by the coding sequence ATGACGGACGCGACGACGGATGCGACCACGGCTCCGCCGGCATCCACCGGTCCCAGCATGGAGTCTCCGTGGCCGGTCTCGGTGCTCACCACCAAGATCAAGGACTACATCGACCGGCTCGGCACGGTGTGGGTCGAGGGCGAGCTCACCCAGTGGAGCGTCTCGGGCGGCAACGTCTACGGCAAGCTCAAAGACCTGCACGCCGATGTCACCGTGAGCATCCAGCTGTGGTCGTCGGTGCGCGCCCGCCTCCGTGAGGACTTCACGCAGGGCGACAGGGTGGTCGCGCTCGTCAAGCCCAACTGGTGGACCAAGGGCGGAAGCCTCACCATGACCGTGGTGCAGCTGAAGCACGTCGGTCTCGGCGACATGCTGGAACGGCTGGAACGGCTGCGCAAGAAGCTCGCCGGCGAGGGCCTGTTCGATGCGGCCCGCAAGAAGCCGCTGCCGTTCCTGCCGCACTGCATCGGCCTGATCACGGGCAAGGACTCCGACGCCGAGAAGGACGTGCTGCGCAACGCGCAACTGCGCTGGCCGGCCGTCGATTTCCGGGTGGTGCACGCCGCCGTCCAAGGAGACCGGTGTGCGCCGGAGGTGACGTCGGCCATCCTCAGGCTCGACGCCGACCCCGAGGTCGACGTCATCATCGTGGCTCGCGGCGGCGGTGACTTCCAGAATCTGCTGGGCTTCAGCGACGAGCGCGTGCTCCGTGCTGCGGCATCCGCGACCACGCCCATCGTCAGCGCCATCGGGCACGAAGCCGATCGCCCCCTGCTCGACGATGTCGCCGACCTGCGCGCATCGACCCCGACGGATGCGGCCAAGCGCGTCGTCCCCGACGTGGCCGACGAGCTCGCACGCGTGCGGCAGGCCCGCGCCCGTCTGGGCACACGGCTCACCCACCTCCTCACGCACGAGACCGACCGCATCGTCCAGCTCCGCAGCCGGCCCGTTCTGGCCAATACGAGCTGGATCGTCGACCAGCGCGCCCAAGACCTCACCTACTATCTCGCCAGGGGTTCCGACCTGCTCGAGCGCACGATCGAGCGGGCGCAGGCCACCACCACCGAGCTGGCGACCCGCCTGCGCTCCCTGTCTCCCCAGGCCACACTCGACCGCGGCTACGCCATCGCTCAACTGCCCGACGGCCACGTGCTGCGGCGGGCCGACCAGGCACCGGCCGGCACCCGCCTCGTGCTCACGCTGGCCGAGGGCGTGGTCGGAACGGAGTCCACCGGACCCGCGACGCGGGTGTCCGGCGCGAGCCCTGACGAGTCGGGTCCCGGCGAGTCGACGGCGGCGAGTGCGCCGTCGACGACGAAATAG
- a CDS encoding exodeoxyribonuclease VII small subunit, whose product MDAMPTNDDTANLSYEEARDELIRVVSALEQGSSTLEQSLALWERGEQLARRCEEWLIGAKARLEAARAGASVPSAASGAPLASDAV is encoded by the coding sequence ATGGATGCCATGCCCACGAACGACGACACCGCGAACCTCAGCTACGAGGAGGCCCGCGACGAACTCATCCGCGTCGTGAGCGCGCTCGAGCAGGGATCGTCGACGCTCGAGCAGTCGCTCGCGCTGTGGGAGCGCGGCGAGCAGCTCGCCCGGCGCTGCGAGGAATGGCTGATCGGTGCGAAGGCGCGCCTCGAGGCTGCACGCGCAGGGGCATCAGTCCCGTCGGCGGCATCCGGAGCGCCTCTCGCATCGGACGCCGTCTGA
- a CDS encoding DUF4245 domain-containing protein: MAGKPPRVVAELGRPETPEETAARKAENSRLYRARKTPNNLVLSLIVCVAVAFVIFLAVPRGDMNFDNTVDWKALSATAQTGVPETLASPDLPDGWRSNTAVYRAGAADGVDVWFIGFLTPSDEFIGMSQAFDANDTWVASELKNTLATGSVTIDGVDWTIYDNRASTDDLGNARYALVTTAGESTWVLSGTGTPSEFTTLAKSLTPTITAEE, from the coding sequence ATGGCCGGCAAGCCTCCCCGCGTCGTCGCCGAGCTCGGCCGTCCCGAGACGCCAGAGGAGACGGCAGCACGGAAGGCCGAGAACTCGCGGCTCTACAGGGCTCGCAAGACCCCGAACAACCTCGTGCTCTCTCTGATCGTCTGCGTGGCGGTGGCCTTCGTGATCTTCCTCGCCGTCCCCCGCGGCGACATGAACTTCGACAACACCGTCGACTGGAAGGCACTGTCGGCGACGGCCCAGACCGGCGTTCCCGAAACTCTCGCCAGCCCCGACCTGCCCGATGGGTGGCGGTCGAACACGGCCGTCTACCGCGCTGGCGCGGCCGACGGCGTCGACGTCTGGTTCATCGGCTTCCTCACCCCGAGCGACGAGTTCATCGGGATGAGCCAGGCCTTCGACGCCAACGACACCTGGGTGGCATCCGAGCTGAAGAACACCCTCGCGACGGGCTCTGTCACCATCGACGGCGTCGACTGGACCATCTACGACAACAGGGCGTCGACCGACGACCTGGGCAACGCCCGCTACGCTCTCGTCACGACGGCGGGCGAGAGCACCTGGGTGCTCTCCGGCACGGGCACCCCGTCGGAATTCACGACGCTCGCGAAGTCTCTCACCCCCACGATCACCGCCGAGGAGTAA
- a CDS encoding carbonic anhydrase: MTTVPEQTTHTPSSAWRELRRGNERFVAGEPQHPNQDVGRRGVIAAGQAPIAALFGCSDSRLSAEIIFDLGLGDLFVVRNAGQTISESVLGSLEYAVGVLGVPLILVLGHDECGAVKAAIDSVVPDAAPLPVHIQALIDKIMPAVNRVVGPAGDEPIDPSDIDASFVGREHLRDTVAELLESSEMISEAIAEGRLAIVGANYRLVEGRAETDIVVGTV, encoded by the coding sequence ATGACGACAGTTCCCGAACAGACGACGCACACCCCGTCGAGCGCGTGGCGGGAACTCCGCCGCGGCAACGAGAGGTTCGTCGCGGGTGAACCACAGCATCCCAATCAGGATGTCGGCAGACGAGGCGTCATCGCCGCCGGGCAGGCTCCCATCGCCGCACTCTTCGGCTGCAGCGACTCCAGGCTGTCGGCCGAGATCATCTTCGATCTGGGTCTCGGCGACCTGTTCGTGGTTCGCAACGCCGGCCAGACCATCTCCGAATCGGTGCTGGGATCTCTCGAGTACGCCGTGGGTGTTCTCGGCGTTCCGCTCATCCTCGTGCTAGGGCACGACGAGTGCGGTGCCGTGAAGGCCGCCATCGACTCCGTGGTTCCGGATGCCGCTCCCCTGCCGGTGCACATCCAGGCGCTCATCGACAAGATCATGCCCGCCGTCAACCGTGTCGTCGGCCCCGCGGGCGACGAGCCGATCGACCCGTCCGACATCGACGCCTCGTTCGTCGGACGCGAGCACCTGCGCGACACCGTGGCCGAGCTGCTGGAGTCCAGCGAGATGATCAGCGAGGCCATCGCAGAAGGTAGATTGGCTATCGTCGGCGCGAATTACAGGCTCGTCGAGGGCCGCGCCGAAACCGACATCGTCGTCGGCACGGTCTAG
- a CDS encoding class II fumarate hydratase: MTHNVSTAAESEYRIEHDTMGEVRVPANALYSAQTQRAVENFPISGSTLESAQIAALARIKKSAAIANERLGVLSSDVAGAIASAADEVISGKHDAEFPVDVYQTGSGTSSNMNMNEVLANLATSRLGSPVHPNDHVNASQSSNDVFPTSVHIAVTSALIDDLIPALDHLAVAFEAKAELWSGVVKAGRTHLMDATPVTLGQEFGGYARQMRLGIERVQSTLPRVAEVPLGGTAVGTGINTPAGFPQLVIELLQQETELPITEAADHFEAQANRDGLVDASGALRTIAVSLTKISNDIRWMGSGPNTGLGELSIPDLQPGSSIMPGKVNPVIPEAVLMVAARVIGNDATIAWSGASGSFELNVQIPVMGTALLESIRLLTNAARVLADKTVDGLEANVERAAALAGMSPSIVTPLNKVIGYEAAAKVAKHSVAQGITVREAVVDLGFVERGEVSVEQLDSALDVLSMTRPPVRN; this comes from the coding sequence ATGACACACAACGTGAGCACCGCGGCTGAGTCCGAATACCGCATCGAACACGACACGATGGGAGAGGTGCGCGTTCCCGCCAACGCGCTGTACAGCGCCCAGACCCAGCGTGCCGTCGAGAACTTCCCGATCTCCGGATCGACGCTCGAGTCGGCGCAGATCGCCGCCCTCGCACGCATCAAGAAGTCGGCGGCGATCGCCAACGAGCGCCTCGGCGTGCTGAGCAGCGACGTCGCAGGTGCCATCGCCTCGGCGGCCGACGAGGTCATCTCCGGCAAGCACGACGCCGAATTCCCGGTCGACGTGTACCAGACGGGTTCCGGCACGTCGTCGAACATGAACATGAACGAGGTGCTGGCGAACCTGGCCACCTCACGTCTCGGCAGCCCCGTGCACCCGAACGACCACGTGAACGCCTCGCAGTCGTCCAACGACGTGTTCCCGACCTCGGTGCACATCGCCGTGACCAGCGCCCTCATCGACGACCTCATCCCCGCTCTCGACCACCTCGCCGTCGCCTTCGAGGCCAAGGCCGAGCTGTGGTCCGGTGTCGTGAAGGCCGGCCGCACCCACCTCATGGACGCCACACCGGTCACCCTGGGCCAGGAGTTCGGCGGCTACGCCCGCCAGATGCGCCTCGGCATCGAGCGCGTGCAGTCCACACTCCCCCGTGTCGCCGAGGTCCCGCTCGGCGGAACCGCCGTCGGCACGGGCATCAACACTCCCGCCGGCTTCCCGCAGCTCGTCATCGAGCTGCTGCAGCAGGAGACCGAGCTTCCCATCACCGAGGCCGCCGATCACTTCGAGGCCCAGGCCAACCGCGACGGCCTCGTCGACGCATCCGGAGCCCTCCGCACCATCGCCGTGAGCCTCACGAAGATCTCGAACGACATCCGCTGGATGGGATCGGGCCCGAACACCGGACTCGGCGAGCTCAGCATCCCCGACCTGCAGCCCGGCTCCTCGATCATGCCCGGCAAGGTCAATCCCGTGATCCCCGAGGCCGTGCTCATGGTGGCCGCCCGCGTGATCGGCAACGACGCCACCATCGCCTGGAGCGGCGCCTCGGGCTCCTTCGAGCTCAACGTGCAGATCCCCGTGATGGGAACCGCGCTGCTCGAGTCGATCCGCCTGCTCACGAATGCCGCCAGGGTGCTCGCCGACAAGACCGTCGACGGACTGGAGGCCAACGTGGAGCGCGCCGCCGCCCTCGCCGGCATGTCGCCGTCGATCGTGACGCCGCTCAACAAGGTGATCGGCTACGAGGCAGCCGCGAAGGTGGCCAAGCACTCGGTCGCCCAGGGCATCACCGTGCGCGAGGCCGTCGTCGACCTCGGCTTCGTCGAGCGCGGTGAGGTGTCGGTCGAGCAGCTCGACAGCGCCCTCGACGTGCTGTCGATGACGCGCCCGCCGGTCAGGAACTAG
- a CDS encoding PhoH family protein has product MWPLAIPSAKLGVGAVVTSLEIQKSVQHGTDAGTRTLERTYVLDTSVLLSDPGALFRFAEHSVVLPVIVIAELEAKRHDPEIGFFARKALRTLDDLRVEHERLDFPIPVGDDGGTLRVELNHSNTSVLPNGLQLNDNDTRILAVALNLANEGLDVTVVSKDLPLRVKAASIGLAAEEYRAELAVDSGWTGMADVTLGAREIDDLYEQDYLETRMVADLPINTGVVVHSDRGSALARVIRKGELKVVRGDRELFGLHGRSAEQRLAIDMLLDPEIGILSLGGSAGTGKSALALCAGLEAVLERQQHKKIMVFRPLYAVGGQELGYLPGDAGEKMNPWGQAVFDTLGSVVSDNVLNEVVERGILEVLPLTHIRGRSLHDAFVIVDEAQSLERNVLLTVLSRIGQNSRVVLTHDVAQRDNLRVGRHDGVASVIETLKGHPLFGHVTLTRSERSAIAALVTQMLEGNELA; this is encoded by the coding sequence ATGTGGCCGCTCGCGATTCCGAGTGCGAAGCTCGGGGTGGGAGCGGTTGTGACCTCACTGGAAATCCAGAAGTCGGTTCAGCACGGCACGGATGCCGGGACCCGAACGCTCGAGCGCACGTATGTGCTCGACACGTCGGTGCTCCTCAGCGATCCGGGTGCCCTGTTCCGCTTCGCCGAACACTCCGTCGTGCTGCCGGTCATCGTGATCGCAGAGCTCGAGGCCAAGCGTCACGATCCGGAGATCGGCTTCTTCGCCCGCAAGGCGCTCCGCACGCTCGACGACCTGCGCGTCGAGCACGAGCGACTCGACTTCCCGATCCCCGTCGGCGACGACGGCGGAACGCTCCGCGTCGAACTCAACCACTCGAACACCTCGGTGCTGCCCAACGGCCTGCAGCTGAACGACAACGACACACGCATCCTCGCCGTGGCGCTCAACCTCGCCAATGAGGGCCTCGACGTGACAGTGGTGTCGAAGGACCTCCCGCTGCGCGTCAAGGCCGCGTCGATCGGTCTCGCGGCCGAGGAGTACCGCGCCGAGCTCGCCGTCGACTCCGGGTGGACCGGAATGGCGGACGTCACCCTCGGCGCTCGGGAGATCGACGACCTGTACGAGCAGGACTACCTCGAGACCCGTATGGTCGCAGACCTCCCCATCAACACCGGGGTCGTCGTGCACTCCGACCGCGGAAGTGCGCTGGCGCGTGTCATCCGCAAGGGCGAACTGAAGGTGGTGCGCGGCGACCGCGAGCTGTTCGGTCTGCACGGTCGGTCGGCAGAGCAGCGTCTCGCCATCGACATGCTGCTCGATCCCGAGATCGGCATCCTCTCGCTCGGCGGAAGCGCGGGAACCGGAAAGTCGGCCCTCGCCCTCTGCGCCGGCCTCGAGGCCGTGCTGGAGCGCCAGCAGCACAAGAAGATCATGGTGTTCCGACCGCTCTACGCCGTCGGTGGCCAGGAGCTCGGCTACCTGCCCGGCGACGCCGGCGAGAAGATGAACCCGTGGGGCCAGGCGGTCTTCGACACCCTCGGCTCCGTCGTCTCGGACAACGTGCTGAACGAGGTCGTCGAACGGGGCATCCTCGAGGTGCTGCCGCTCACCCACATCCGCGGCCGCAGCCTGCACGACGCCTTCGTGATCGTCGACGAGGCGCAGTCGCTGGAGCGCAACGTGCTGCTGACGGTGCTGTCCCGCATCGGCCAGAACTCGCGGGTCGTGCTCACCCACGACGTCGCCCAGCGCGACAACCTCCGCGTCGGCCGACACGACGGGGTCGCCTCGGTCATCGAGACGCTGAAGGGCCACCCGCTGTTCGGACACGTGACCCTCACCCGCTCGGAGCGGAGTGCCATCGCAGCCCTCGTGACCCAGATGCTGGAGGGCAACGAGCTGGCCTGA
- a CDS encoding aminotransferase class V-fold PLP-dependent enzyme encodes MTALDDYLDGFLEEPGYLDFGRVGPLSARVIAESQGMQDTLAKARFGSLGDFQAQEERAHAAVAAATGFPAEQVVTQPNTSMGVTHAMFGLTGDVLLSAGEFPTLPISAVRAAEALHVVRPVWLETDHGRVTPGQVRDQLTSSIEAVAVTLVDSRTGYLADLDGLRQVIGDRLLIVDAIQGFGVVDAAYEAADVVVSGGQKWCRAGWGTGFMALSDRAIERLTPVISGYSGTGPDETWDEVPPPAPGARAFRVTNPDRIAQGRFAAALEEMNDVGAGEIQAVIAENVTRIIDLADEFAIPVASSRNEDERAGLVVLEPPVDQLTLLTASLFNHGVTATSRANSVRLSVHAALHEDTVDMLRGAFTSYSSAAIY; translated from the coding sequence ATGACGGCGCTCGACGACTACCTCGACGGCTTCCTCGAGGAACCCGGCTACCTCGACTTCGGCAGGGTCGGCCCGCTCTCCGCACGGGTGATCGCCGAATCGCAGGGGATGCAGGACACCCTCGCCAAGGCGCGCTTCGGCTCGCTCGGCGACTTCCAGGCGCAGGAGGAGCGGGCACACGCCGCCGTGGCCGCGGCGACCGGCTTCCCGGCCGAGCAGGTCGTCACCCAGCCCAACACCTCGATGGGCGTCACCCACGCCATGTTCGGCCTGACCGGGGACGTGCTGCTCTCCGCCGGCGAGTTCCCCACCCTGCCGATCTCGGCGGTGCGCGCCGCCGAGGCCCTGCACGTCGTCAGGCCGGTCTGGCTCGAGACCGACCACGGCCGCGTCACGCCGGGACAGGTGCGCGATCAGCTCACCTCGTCGATCGAGGCCGTCGCCGTCACCCTGGTCGACTCGCGCACCGGCTATCTCGCGGATCTCGACGGTCTTCGCCAGGTGATCGGCGATCGCCTGCTCATCGTCGACGCGATCCAGGGCTTCGGTGTCGTGGATGCGGCCTACGAGGCGGCGGATGTCGTGGTCTCCGGCGGCCAGAAGTGGTGCCGCGCCGGCTGGGGCACCGGGTTCATGGCGCTCAGCGACCGCGCGATCGAGCGTCTGACGCCCGTCATCAGCGGCTACAGCGGAACCGGCCCCGACGAGACCTGGGACGAGGTTCCGCCGCCGGCCCCGGGCGCGCGGGCATTCAGGGTCACGAACCCCGATCGCATCGCCCAGGGACGCTTCGCCGCCGCCCTCGAGGAGATGAACGACGTGGGAGCCGGCGAGATCCAGGCCGTGATCGCCGAGAACGTCACCCGCATCATCGATCTCGCCGACGAGTTCGCCATCCCCGTCGCCTCGTCGCGGAACGAGGACGAGCGGGCGGGTCTGGTCGTGCTGGAGCCCCCGGTCGACCAGCTCACCCTGTTGACGGCGTCGCTCTTCAACCACGGCGTCACCGCGACGTCCCGGGCGAACTCGGTGCGTCTCAGCGTGCACGCCGCGCTGCACGAGGACACCGTCGACATGCTGCGCGGAGCCTTCACGTCGTACTCCTCGGCGGCCATCTACTGA